The Microplitis demolitor isolate Queensland-Clemson2020A chromosome 9, iyMicDemo2.1a, whole genome shotgun sequence genomic sequence aataaaccgattgagacggttaagatggcaatcgacgcgttttattgagttctacaactgatcagattttgaaattgatctaTCGAGTCggttttgagaaatttcgaaaatactaaggaaaaactttttttttaattctttcgttaacggtttctcttgaacaaatgaaccgattttgatggttgaggtggcattcgacgcggcttacaaagttttagagcttaTTAGATTGTCGAATCAATCCGTCGAGCGAATTGAAaggtattcaaaaaaaaacatttttgaaaaaattttattttcgaaatatctCCGAATATACCCTACtgattaagctcaaattttcagtgtttatagtaaataataagccgcgtcgaatgacacctcaAATACCAGGcctaactaatttaaaatctcaattttatgtccatcaaaaaaaaaaatctcgttTCTAGTGGTCCTATAAAACTCCAAATGAGTTAATTtaactcatttaaatttaaactttaccCTAGAGTAaccaaattattcaaaaataatttgcgaatttcgaaaaaataaaaaaaaacctggaccagttttattaaataaaaaaatgtaaattaaaaaagaattaattataaaaatcaataaactgCGAATTccagcaataaataaaaaacgcgATACCTCAAGagcatcaataaaaaatgcgaaattaataataaataaataaatatatttaaatggatACTAAAatgatagttttatttaaataaaattcgatgTGGAGTttattgagtcatttaatagAATGATCGGGTATGATAGACGTGAAACATCTCCTCATTAGATACCGTACATCCTCCTTGAATATTCATGAACAAGAGACACGCGTGCGAGCATGAGATTTACGATCCGTAAAACCGGACGTCTTGACGTACTAACACGCTTGGGACTTATTTAAACATCCAATTATTTAtccttttatactttttaacgtctctctatttttatatcacttatattttattgttattaacatataatcatgcatattattattttattgacacaAATGCGATAATAATCGCGcgggtaaatttaaaaatttagtttcaaCAACTTCTCTTCAATTTTTACCAACAAATAACCGACTCGTTGTATTCGtccttagaaaaaaaaagtttggaaaatccaaaagtgcacgactcataGTGCTCTTTTaagtatgaaataataataaaataaaaaaatatataaaatagctgaGATAGAACGATAATGTGCAGGCGCCCCTAGTGATGGGATGAATgtacacaatatatatatacatagtcTTTTGATTCTTTGATTcttattaattgcaattaaacGACACTGAGTTACCAAGCCATTCGCGATAGGTGACCTACAAttctttcaaagaatttaaaaaaaaaaaatttgactcaATTAATGGATTTTTTCGCAAATTACAGTGTCTACCAGTTTCATACGCTTGACCagcaggaatttttttaaaactattttgatgtttttttcgttttcattgcactaaataaatttttgaaaagtatggaattaatctccattaaattatctttacaATATTATGCAAAATATCTTAATTCTGTGAACTAAGAAGGgtgtaataattgaaatagttgccaaagtgagctgaaaaaaaatttttcgatcgtaaagcactttCTGATGCTTCGTACCATGACGAGCAAAACTCGTAACAAAAGTAAAGAAGGTGATTCGTGATCTGTGACTGTGATACATTGAGTTACCATGACAagacaaattataaaacaaatagggcttaaatttatattcaagtgttaaaaaaaactaacctGTGCATACTCGGCGCATATGTCAATTGAAGAGACGTAGTTAACGACATCTTCAATGCTCCAGCGATTGACAGCTTGGCCATCGCCGCAGGGCATGTGTCCACACAGTGAAGGACATCGTACTGGTGGCGGTGTACTCGACCGTGGTGTCGCCGCTGTCGCAGCTTTTGGTTTTGGCGACACGCTTTCCGACCTCTTTGTTTCGATCCGCGGTCGCTTTCTCGGTGCAAATCCCCCGGGGCTTGACAAATCCAATGGACTCGTCACTCCTACGTCCCGTTTATTCGCACCTGGATCAAAGAGTCCCTCAATTATCTGGCGCCCCATTCATCACGgcggtttaaaaaaatttattagcttACCTTTAAGGTAAGTTTCTAATTCAGCGGCATTTTGAGCAGCATTTGCTGTTCGTACCATGTGTAAAAGTGCTTGAGTTGATGACATATCAAGCATAGGTGGAAAAACTGGGTTACCAAAAAGTGTATCCTGTTTTTGTTCTTTTGGTTCTTTGCCTGTAAGTGGCGATGCCGCTGGTACTGTTTGCGGTTGGGGATGGGTTCCAAGTGGGGCCATAAGACCTACGAATGGTGTTGCTGTTGTTTTAAAACCTGGAAATCTTGGGTCGAATCCTGGTGGATAACCGTTACGAGAGGAACTAAAGtaactgaagaaaaaaaataaaaggttaAAGATgtaaattaaagatttttattatttatgaggcGTCAGATGGAAAAGTTGTTAACGTACTCGTTAGGATTAGCGTTATTGTACTTAGCAGCAAGACTTCTCATAAAGTCACTGTAATTACGACCCATCATCTGTTCCATGTGTTTGAGATGATGAGGCGCTGGTGGACCTTCTGGTCCTCCCAATGCTGCGGCATTGGGTGGTGTGCCTGGATGACTTGATGATGATGGCGTCACACTTCGCGATGACGTCGAATTATTGTCAGGCGTTAAACGCTCCGTTTTAACCTACAGTTACAAAATGGATCCAAGTTTTATTCAAGTATGGGCTTtacaataaatcattttacaacatgttcattttttcatgctctgttttaaaattatttagcacatttaagaaaaaaatgtttagtcCTCCATAATGTATTCAAAATAtcactaattttataaaatttgcaatttaaaatacgaaaatgaatattttatcgttttttatcCTATGGGAAACACTACtagtcaaatttttaagttacataaaaaaattaaagagtgATTGTTTAGGAAATTACATGGCCTACCTAAAAGGTCTGGAAcaaattgataaattcaaattttattatttcttgaatttttaaataaaatcataattaaaatcatttagatatttattaaatgtttaacCCTCCATTACACGCGCTTTCTCTAGTGTCTCACTCATATTCACGCCAACtctattagtaattattttaacgaaGGGTTAAAATTCATGCTCTATAAGGCCATGCACCATATGTATGATcgacagaaaaatatttgtcgaTCGGAACAAATAAATGTCCCTAGCATTGATCGCGCCTATCAGCGGTCAGGGTGATCTTGTCAAATGAAtcaaaaccatttttttttcttatttttatagaaatttttaaaacaaacggcttgaaacttataattaatgggtataaaatttttttttgtactaagTCATTTTTGATgattcgaaaaaaatgttgctgTAAAATGcgatagaattttttttaatgcccatttttttctattgtaaATCTTAAAAGTTATTCCGACGTAAAaagctaaatttatttaaaagtttctaAGAGTTTTGGATTTTTACTACAAGAAACTAAAACGGTAAATCTCTTGTTAATTTACAAGTTTGTTTAAACTCTTAAACGGTTGTTCAATACAAATGGTCTTAGCTAAATTAAAcacttgaaaataattgaatgtcGTAGGTATCAAGAATCTAAGTAactgctttaaaaaaaaaaaaaaataaagaaagtgaGGACTACTTATGaaagttacaattttttttttaatttttacctgCGTAGTATCTAGGCCGTTTTGATTCTGTCTCCTGCGTCCACGGGGTGGTCTAGGAGTGACAGCTCCCGACAAATGGGCACCCTGGGGGCTGCCGCCCCTCGCGTCGATCGCTGTGTTAGCGGCCAGGGTGCTCTCGTCAAATTTATCCGTATGACGGCCTAAATCAGCAGCTTCCACACGTTCTCCACCTCGTGGTACCGTTCCTGTTGATACGGTATCACTTGATACTTCacctaaaacaaaaaaaaaatgttcattaaaaatatgaacccattatatttaaaatgtgtGCACTTAGTCAGTATAACTAATTAAGATAAacataattaaagttatttatgtTCTGAGATagttttgttataatttattactaattttaattgaccGTACATAATGTTCAAGTGCcatgaaatttatgaaaataggccgtcttatttttaaaaatcattccggttaaatatatttagttgA encodes the following:
- the LOC103574371 gene encoding uncharacterized protein LOC103574371, which codes for MRELDTESPVVWPAWCYTGEVSSDTVSTGTVPRGGERVEAADLGRHTDKFDESTLAANTAIDARGGSPQGAHLSGAVTPRPPRGRRRQNQNGLDTTQVKTERLTPDNNSTSSRSVTPSSSSHPGTPPNAAALGGPEGPPAPHHLKHMEQMMGRNYSDFMRSLAAKYNNANPNDYFSSSRNGYPPGFDPRFPGFKTTATPFVGLMAPLGTHPQPQTVPAASPLTGKEPKEQKQDTLFGNPVFPPMLDMSSTQALLHMVRTANAAQNAAELETYLKGANKRDVGVTSPLDLSSPGGFAPRKRPRIETKRSESVSPKPKAATAATPRSSTPPPVRCPSLCGHMPCGDGQAVNRWSIEDVVNYVSSIDICAEYAQNFQEHRIDGASLPLLSEEHLTGPIAMKLGPALKLRAMLARKLGACTVCLHCAHCHQTPLPVLNATANATANINASGNPVNINSGGNTTAGAITIQTTTGRRPSSTGN